A stretch of the bacterium genome encodes the following:
- a CDS encoding T9SS type A sorting domain-containing protein, which yields MKKIIATMMVLAALMIALPTTVQAQCVPSYPAELQLGQSACIQLCAFQLINFFLVGADLDEAGVPVISALPGCSPTATPCDVPNCTAIVPPTFFTLGGGIFFPSPNDWGGYSECMEIAYRWNHDGFWEIEIFPLCTGCFCLSFDDQLAAELSSFGAVAGDNQVTVNWTTASETNMDRFDVLRNGAKVHQASATNSATGHSYSWVDGDVLNGTTYRYTLVGVDLNGHSEEYASVNATPGVQGVVSDYALFQNYPNPFNPETNISFSLPVASNVSLRVFNLLGQEVALLVNGAQEAGTHVVKFDGTNLTSGVYIYRLEAEGFSATRKMILMK from the coding sequence ATGAAGAAAATAATTGCTACCATGATGGTGCTGGCCGCACTGATGATAGCCTTACCGACAACGGTGCAGGCCCAGTGTGTACCCAGCTACCCGGCGGAATTGCAGTTGGGCCAGTCCGCCTGCATTCAGCTTTGCGCATTTCAACTAATCAACTTCTTCCTGGTCGGCGCCGACCTTGACGAAGCTGGTGTTCCCGTAATCAGTGCACTGCCGGGCTGCAGCCCGACCGCCACACCGTGTGATGTTCCCAATTGCACAGCGATCGTGCCCCCGACGTTTTTCACGCTGGGTGGTGGAATCTTCTTCCCGAGTCCCAATGACTGGGGCGGATACAGCGAATGCATGGAAATTGCCTATCGCTGGAACCACGACGGATTCTGGGAAATTGAAATCTTCCCGCTCTGCACGGGTTGCTTCTGCCTGAGCTTTGATGATCAGTTGGCCGCGGAGCTTTCGAGCTTCGGCGCTGTTGCCGGTGATAATCAGGTGACCGTGAACTGGACGACCGCGAGCGAGACCAATATGGATCGCTTCGACGTTCTGCGCAACGGTGCGAAGGTCCATCAGGCCTCCGCTACCAACAGCGCCACGGGCCACAGCTATTCGTGGGTTGATGGTGATGTCCTGAACGGCACCACCTATCGCTACACGCTGGTTGGTGTGGACCTGAACGGACATTCCGAAGAGTATGCCAGCGTCAATGCGACGCCGGGCGTTCAGGGTGTTGTCAGCGATTACGCACTGTTCCAGAACTACCCGAACCCGTTCAACCCCGAGACCAACATCAGCTTCTCGCTGCCTGTGGCCTCGAACGTCAGCCTGCGCGTTTTCAACCTGCTCGGTCAGGAAGTGGCCCTGCTGGTGAATGGCGCACAGGAAGCCGGAACACATGTGGTGAAGTTTGATGGCACGAATTTGACGAGCGGTGTATACATCTATCGTCTCGAAGCTGAAGGCTTCAGTGCCACGCGCAAGATGATTCTGATGAAGTAA
- a CDS encoding OmpA family protein, whose product MAEYNEPPIIRIVKKGHAHGHHGGAWKVAFADFVTAMMALFIVLWILGQSEDIKRGVGGYFRDPTGKALLGAGPNQAISNAPGKSIIKLPAVTQSHAMPDPALENEAEKLQELIDETEALQALEGQITIEVTHEGLRLEITEGDKEPLFESGSAKLSPKLINALQALAHEYGKLPNKLILEGHTDAKQFASGSGMSNWELSTQRANEARRVMELSGLPSDQVLMVRGYADRRPKYEDPMDPRNRRISLLLVSNQGMDIALGKLSFTGVQDTETLSEQQGPDGGKTKRNRVSLFASGKGGE is encoded by the coding sequence ATGGCCGAGTACAACGAACCACCAATCATACGAATTGTCAAGAAAGGACACGCGCACGGCCACCACGGTGGCGCGTGGAAGGTGGCCTTTGCTGACTTCGTGACGGCGATGATGGCGCTTTTCATTGTGCTTTGGATTCTCGGTCAGTCGGAAGATATTAAGCGCGGCGTCGGCGGATACTTCCGCGATCCGACCGGCAAGGCGCTGCTCGGCGCAGGGCCCAATCAAGCCATCAGCAACGCACCCGGAAAGTCGATTATCAAACTTCCCGCCGTCACTCAAAGCCACGCGATGCCGGATCCCGCTCTCGAGAATGAGGCCGAAAAGCTGCAGGAACTCATTGACGAGACCGAAGCGCTGCAGGCACTCGAAGGGCAGATTACCATTGAAGTGACGCACGAAGGTCTGAGATTGGAAATTACAGAGGGCGACAAAGAACCGCTCTTCGAATCCGGCAGCGCGAAGCTTTCTCCAAAGTTGATCAATGCGCTTCAGGCTTTGGCGCATGAATACGGGAAGCTGCCGAACAAACTGATCCTTGAAGGTCACACGGACGCCAAGCAGTTTGCGAGCGGCAGCGGAATGAGTAACTGGGAACTCTCGACTCAGCGCGCAAATGAAGCCCGCCGAGTCATGGAACTTTCAGGATTGCCGTCCGATCAGGTGCTGATGGTGCGCGGCTATGCCGACCGTCGACCAAAATACGAAGATCCGATGGATCCGCGCAATCGCCGTATCTCGCTGCTGCTCGTGTCGAATCAGGGGATGGACATTGCGCTGGGCAAACTCAGTTTCACCGGTGTTCAAGATACGGAAACACTCAGCGAGCAGCAAGGTCCGGACGGCGGAAAAACGAAGCGAAACAGAGTTTCGCTGTTCGCCTCGGGCAAAGGGGGTGAGTAG
- the motA gene encoding flagellar motor stator protein MotA — translation MAIVGLLVVIGGVIGGFLMAGGDLGVLYQPAELVVIFGAAIGGLLISVPVATLKKLISDAIGIMTGKSGPSKEAYTQTLLLLNELFQMARKDGIIALESHVNDPHVSKIFEKYPMVTHNHAALAYLCDTIKLFLAGSVPPHEIEMLMDAEIDSHHEEAGITANVIAKVADALPGLGIVAAVLGIIITMGHIDGDPAVVGKHVAAALVGTFMGVLMAYGFFSPMASNLEARNRNDARMLHVIKAGISAFAKGMAPSVSVEFARRAIFHADRPSFEETEKMLKEAKKANA, via the coding sequence ATGGCAATAGTTGGATTACTGGTGGTGATTGGCGGGGTCATCGGCGGCTTTTTGATGGCCGGCGGCGATCTTGGCGTATTGTATCAGCCTGCTGAGCTTGTCGTGATCTTCGGCGCGGCCATCGGCGGCCTGCTGATTTCGGTGCCCGTGGCGACACTGAAGAAGCTCATCAGCGACGCTATCGGGATCATGACAGGCAAGTCTGGGCCGTCGAAGGAAGCCTACACGCAGACGCTGCTTTTGCTCAACGAGCTGTTTCAAATGGCCCGCAAAGACGGCATCATCGCGCTGGAGTCACACGTTAACGACCCGCACGTCAGCAAGATTTTCGAGAAGTATCCGATGGTCACGCACAACCACGCGGCGCTGGCCTACCTATGCGACACGATCAAGCTGTTCCTCGCGGGTTCGGTGCCGCCGCACGAGATTGAAATGCTGATGGACGCCGAAATTGACTCACATCATGAGGAAGCGGGAATAACCGCCAACGTAATCGCGAAAGTTGCCGACGCTCTGCCGGGACTCGGAATCGTCGCAGCAGTCCTGGGTATCATCATTACGATGGGCCACATCGACGGAGACCCCGCAGTAGTAGGTAAACACGTTGCTGCGGCACTCGTAGGAACGTTCATGGGCGTGCTGATGGCCTACGGATTCTTCTCTCCGATGGCTTCGAATCTTGAAGCGCGAAATCGAAATGACGCGCGCATGCTCCATGTCATCAAGGCGGGCATCAGCGCTTTCGCTAAGGGAATGGCGCCTTCCGTATCCGTCGAGTTTGCGCGCCGCGCAATCTTCCACGCGGATCGTCCGAGCTTCGAAGAAACGGAAAAAATGCTCAAGGAAGCAAAAAAGGCGAACGCATAG
- a CDS encoding PD-(D/E)XK nuclease family protein, whose amino-acid sequence MPVRIRELQGEDPFAEVWVIIPNQLTRLHLRRRVAESLGVVANLRFITVHELARTLAEPITMRDGWRTLGEAAVDPLLTQIVSRLKPSLGYVADISTTPGFRRALLRTRQELILHEVSPHRLLSVTREEHDQDRKLRDLAELLIAIDTELDRLRWHDSPGLLRLAAEATRDGKLKLPPIIFYALYDLPPLARRVLARSFIATHVTGYLTFDKESAEYEFTRGLYEWFLAHEFSHLTLPSADLQQQHYFISAPDNTRAASEVVRSVLMPAEDCDGEIGIVLQQRSGAFTGALRSRCREAGLAPFIYEAQTLGDTAAGRGLRAFSRLLGTEFAIEDVTEYLLTAPFQSGYAGLAGEWVRLAQEAMIVDGAEEWQARLTRLRDQLGYRVERLAQIEDENEETLAVLQQAISNVDQLKAFLQELFTVAQNVVNAASWQEAINSLWSYYSQVTVVNDEFSDIVLQLSQASLLDTAGIPISATGLREFMEITLSTPGSRTGRFLQNRPVIATREQCYGVTFASLHLPGCNEGTLPRIDSQDPLLLDSDRMTLNKSLNCALPLRRDWQARERFWFSVLRESAQQIYYYTSRADDEGRPQLVSPYLSELMEQQCRGDNDTRTLDEIFKDHPLCRYAAAHPLAGPPEQAISAMEYHRRSLSRAIEQHSTHALDQLWNISDFSRAFDAEYKRFSASEFSQFEGRFTDSEVLRNIAEKYDASRPVSVTALEDYWKCPFRFSVNRELEAYAPEACDLLQPVSGRERGSLLHRILQKYHAARIGKPYSEEHFKWADLQQLAEQTLADFKQKYPVGPAHIYQRMREDLLETLEKYHDHLLSVEFAWQAEHVEVSFGQGEKPYPDPLQLVSETGEHAQFRGRIDRWDVDSSKSQCMLIDYKSGRIQKNSRGTSRRIQLGIYRELIAQKHPDSTVETQYLHINSSEVVSAYEALDVDAKETALSLLHDIRRGVFVPDPDADDGAVCRHCNVKLACGAMRHSSKPLTGKSVPGMRAIRDEEAREEGDDE is encoded by the coding sequence TTGCCCGTGCGCATTCGCGAACTTCAGGGCGAAGACCCGTTCGCGGAAGTCTGGGTGATTATCCCCAATCAACTGACGCGCTTGCACCTGCGCCGCCGAGTTGCGGAAAGTCTCGGTGTCGTGGCAAATTTGCGTTTCATAACCGTGCACGAACTTGCCCGCACACTTGCGGAACCGATCACGATGCGCGATGGCTGGCGGACGCTCGGCGAAGCGGCCGTGGACCCGCTGTTGACGCAGATTGTAAGTCGCCTCAAACCCTCCCTCGGTTATGTCGCAGATATCAGCACTACTCCCGGCTTTCGGCGGGCACTGCTGCGCACGCGGCAGGAGCTTATACTGCACGAAGTGTCCCCGCATCGTCTTCTTTCAGTGACGCGTGAGGAACATGATCAAGACAGAAAGCTTCGAGATCTTGCGGAACTGCTCATAGCAATTGATACAGAGCTTGATCGACTCCGCTGGCATGATTCTCCGGGACTGCTTCGTTTGGCGGCGGAGGCAACCCGGGACGGAAAGCTTAAACTTCCGCCGATCATTTTCTACGCGCTGTACGACCTGCCCCCGCTTGCGCGCCGCGTGCTTGCACGAAGTTTCATTGCAACTCATGTGACGGGCTACTTGACGTTTGACAAGGAAAGTGCGGAGTATGAGTTCACACGCGGTCTTTACGAGTGGTTTCTTGCCCACGAATTCTCGCACTTGACTCTCCCGAGTGCAGACCTTCAGCAGCAGCACTACTTCATTTCGGCACCTGACAACACTCGCGCAGCTTCTGAAGTTGTAAGAAGCGTGCTAATGCCCGCTGAGGACTGTGACGGTGAAATCGGAATAGTGCTTCAGCAGAGATCGGGAGCCTTTACTGGCGCACTGCGCAGTCGCTGTCGCGAGGCTGGACTCGCGCCGTTCATTTATGAAGCACAAACTTTGGGAGATACGGCCGCAGGTCGTGGACTGCGTGCATTCAGCAGACTTCTTGGAACGGAATTCGCGATCGAGGACGTCACGGAATATCTTCTAACCGCACCGTTCCAATCCGGATATGCCGGATTAGCGGGGGAATGGGTTCGATTAGCCCAGGAGGCGATGATCGTTGACGGCGCGGAGGAGTGGCAGGCTCGACTTACCCGCTTGCGCGACCAGCTCGGTTATCGCGTGGAACGTCTTGCTCAGATTGAAGACGAGAATGAAGAAACACTTGCGGTTTTGCAGCAGGCAATTTCAAATGTGGATCAGCTGAAAGCCTTCCTTCAGGAGTTGTTCACGGTTGCACAAAATGTCGTCAATGCGGCGAGTTGGCAGGAGGCAATCAATAGTCTGTGGTCCTACTACTCGCAAGTGACAGTGGTCAACGATGAATTCTCGGATATCGTGCTGCAGCTGAGTCAGGCAAGCCTGCTGGACACCGCCGGGATTCCTATCTCAGCCACTGGATTGCGCGAGTTCATGGAAATCACGCTCTCCACGCCGGGTTCGCGCACAGGAAGATTCCTGCAGAACCGTCCGGTCATAGCCACTCGGGAGCAATGCTACGGCGTAACGTTTGCGTCCTTGCATTTACCGGGCTGCAATGAAGGAACGTTGCCGAGAATAGATTCGCAGGATCCCTTACTGCTCGATTCAGACCGAATGACTTTGAACAAGAGCTTGAACTGCGCGTTGCCCCTCAGGCGCGACTGGCAGGCACGCGAGCGGTTCTGGTTTTCTGTCTTGAGGGAATCCGCACAGCAGATTTATTACTATACCTCCCGCGCCGATGACGAAGGTCGCCCCCAGCTTGTTTCGCCCTACCTTTCGGAACTGATGGAACAACAATGTCGTGGTGACAACGATACTCGCACGCTCGACGAGATCTTCAAGGATCATCCGCTTTGTCGCTATGCTGCGGCACACCCGCTCGCAGGCCCGCCGGAACAAGCAATCAGCGCGATGGAGTATCATCGCAGATCACTCTCCCGGGCCATCGAACAACACTCTACCCACGCACTTGATCAGCTTTGGAACATTTCGGATTTCAGCCGCGCATTTGACGCTGAATACAAACGTTTCTCAGCTTCGGAATTCTCACAATTTGAAGGGCGATTTACTGACAGCGAAGTGCTGCGCAACATAGCCGAGAAATACGATGCGTCACGACCAGTATCTGTGACTGCGCTTGAGGACTATTGGAAGTGTCCGTTTCGTTTCTCCGTGAATCGGGAGCTCGAGGCGTACGCACCGGAAGCCTGCGATCTTCTGCAGCCGGTTAGCGGTCGCGAGCGCGGATCGCTCCTGCATCGCATTCTGCAAAAGTATCATGCCGCGCGAATTGGCAAGCCGTATAGCGAGGAGCACTTCAAGTGGGCAGATTTGCAGCAGCTTGCGGAGCAAACTCTGGCCGACTTCAAGCAAAAGTATCCCGTCGGACCTGCTCACATTTATCAGAGGATGCGCGAAGACTTACTTGAGACGCTTGAGAAATACCATGACCACTTGCTCAGTGTGGAATTCGCATGGCAGGCCGAACATGTCGAGGTTAGCTTCGGGCAAGGAGAAAAACCGTATCCGGATCCACTTCAATTAGTGTCAGAGACCGGCGAACACGCACAATTCAGGGGCCGTATTGACCGTTGGGACGTTGACTCCAGCAAGAGTCAGTGTATGCTGATAGATTATAAGAGCGGCAGAATACAGAAGAACTCACGCGGAACCAGCAGACGCATCCAGCTCGGCATCTATCGCGAGCTCATTGCGCAGAAACACCCGGACTCGACAGTAGAGACCCAATATCTGCACATAAACTCAAGTGAAGTAGTCTCTGCTTATGAAGCTCTTGATGTGGATGCGAAGGAAACGGCGCTGTCGTTATTGCACGACATACGGCGGGGAGTTTTTGTGCCCGATCCCGATGCAGATGACGGCGCGGTGTGCAGGCACTGCAACGTAAAGTTGGCCTGCGGCGCAATGCGTCACAGCAGCAAACCCCTGACCGGGAAGTCAGTTCCCGGCATGCGGGCGATTCGCGACGAGGAAGCGAGGGAGGAGGGTGACGATGAGTGA